One genomic window of Cellulophaga sp. Hel_I_12 includes the following:
- a CDS encoding endonuclease domain-containing protein, with translation MTKKRNNIIPYNPKLKAYARQLRTNSTLSEVLLWQKIKGKALGVQFHRQVPINEFIVDFYCHEIQLTIEIDGSSHDNKYDYDCKRQNVLETKGVQFIRFTNNEINKQLFSVLLALEDKIVDLMNSNHNQQL, from the coding sequence ATGACAAAAAAACGCAACAACATAATACCCTATAACCCTAAGCTAAAAGCCTATGCTAGACAGTTGCGTACTAATAGCACCTTATCTGAAGTTTTACTTTGGCAAAAAATAAAAGGGAAAGCATTAGGGGTACAATTTCATAGGCAAGTACCCATCAATGAATTTATAGTAGATTTTTATTGTCATGAAATACAGCTCACTATAGAAATAGATGGCAGTAGCCACGACAACAAATATGATTATGATTGTAAACGCCAAAACGTTTTAGAAACAAAAGGCGTGCAATTTATACGCTTCACGAATAATGAAATAAACAAACAACTATTTAGTGTTTTACTAGCTCTAGAAGATAAAATAGTAGACTTAATGAACAGCAATCATAACCAACAATTATGA
- a CDS encoding fibronectin type III domain-containing protein, with the protein MKIKLLIRILKKISLLGLLVLALPLWGQGGIFPVQIIPQVTPPPPIYLSNYADASTINSPLRVQLILNDFNIQSRAVRLKTYFQGSGLNFQSTDLVTGATPLFLEAGVPLILTNTELAPYFRFENIAGISPNVYGNAIPEGTYQFCFEVFDVATGNRLSSKTCVTTVIFKNEPPFLVTPRNRSNVAEINPQYIVFQWTPRSINVSNVEYELSLVEIWDTQIDPQAAFLSSPPIYQTTTNATTYVYGPSDPLLLSGKNYAWRIQAKAKQGTEEIGLFKNEGYSEIYSFSYATACDLPEGINHQVKGSTIANIFWEDFSNDVPEYTIRYRKAPSNSPEGGEQEWFYNKTTSNTTSLWGLAAGTRYEYQIQKKCAVTKSDWSIAKQFTTHIADNEASVYECGITPDFSLSNTEKLASLTKGDTFKAGDFPVKVLSTSGSNGRFTGTGYVTIPYLNSIRVSVQFTNVLINTDKQLAEGTVVTYYDENLSNILDLDEAIETVGNIGEAVGELFEGNNDLDEIRINWVLDPEKDIEIKDGILVITNPANGATETSPLGDDKVIVDAAGNVYHVDAGGNVTKGGQIDPSGSVTTGNITGVSKQGELEALTAEGIQVRFEDQGTYGFDKIPSTANDQLKKEYTTIPDVTGKEYTLAHIAVEKGNSISVTAKVDLVANSAYRLADLKFKTKAGELIPAKINERTNTIDLSIKGYYTLESETIYAVVNSKQDSTQQLTAGAFTLWHLTDRTVNVVLVSVDGAPLPNSTTIENIFKKGIVSLTIETAAAELDDSTLGLDKRLEIGDSPWLTAYNAEQKEVITHLKSQIDYDKSKYYVFVFPKSFETTKPIAGFMPLQRQFGFVFSADLNAGEESKNSLEGVTAHELGHGIFALQHPFTQYGTTEGSTNWLMDYGEGIKLPHTHWAQMHNPALKFYVFQDEEDGEIGKKIWFTPDWEPFTVGTSHTILTIKSEHVNGTVWGFQLEDKEKTQYKATLRSDGKYEYIIYPNDNSSALPIYPIEKVQLKENAIIYLFDSSSECNKRWETKYKKGLTGFENYALHASKPYEYPCENCDKGQEFIAKYKEINDPKIQGVIIEISKLICAPNADPSFIDELEKRGISNMFGWQQMDYYDGFGDISLEAFKKFKKVYELYIAYFNAAKEIVKTSEDRKAIIQIAYNLSESQLTLLTVPERLVMLRLMATGPMLGYWTSSDYNVEALALKIIRSISFEESDEFINGLVDQTYSIDNQVLYKVLFKRIDDALEGENFTQLILYLTDLTLQRHNIDKSAANSISVIEEKAQGRFVWDVQNESFLWIFNRVNDNNKILIKPGSGESLNFKQGCIKYNIQGTGEYVTYVCSEYEIDIDLNPFDLVSIQIINDITFIKGSGACDNSNVVICGKEVMVPAAFLIFLNGKKKSAITQNIVTNTLTAASIYFSGAEILAAKGALSIATYAAYADLFVTFTDPYFSSPNFRSHASETAKTIFDINQEQADEIADVLQITWTIGLTVMTIDTAKKLPDPDEHVKALATYKALVNKVGEFDAKKMLSPDPVLANKTADGFKNVENDFIKQGRANELAEETKKAEDNINKFIGRNASFKLGKVTKSSKALIIENLPDPAGLFRQFALKVDDQVKNLRAANFAKKADESFNHYRDITGKYYIKHNPNTGEVLLIDVIDKKYLAYAIDEVYDSQKFIQNATENEFENLLAKWQTIKGLNEIDEILVSGKSIKFPKDKITLILGKYEILNNTNKYITTKAVLKELGLNHLKYWELSKDLLPSTQRIHMLNVPKNTYVKDTWWTSYNAQLIEDIAKDPSKYNVVILTNVANPNYTDELKVLGGAYEKEILELSKNFHFISKDDFWTIKTK; encoded by the coding sequence TTGAAGATAAAACTACTTATTAGAATTCTAAAAAAGATAAGCCTTTTAGGCTTACTAGTTTTAGCACTCCCCCTTTGGGGACAGGGGGGCATTTTCCCTGTTCAAATAATTCCGCAAGTAACGCCACCACCACCTATATACCTATCGAACTATGCTGATGCAAGTACCATTAACAGTCCGCTACGGGTACAATTAATACTCAACGACTTTAATATTCAAAGTAGAGCAGTACGACTAAAAACGTATTTTCAGGGCAGTGGACTTAATTTTCAGAGTACCGATTTAGTGACGGGAGCCACACCATTATTTTTAGAAGCGGGCGTACCCTTAATCTTAACGAATACCGAATTAGCCCCTTATTTTAGATTTGAAAACATCGCAGGTATTTCGCCAAATGTATATGGCAATGCTATTCCCGAAGGTACCTACCAATTTTGCTTTGAGGTTTTTGATGTCGCTACCGGCAACCGACTATCGAGTAAAACCTGTGTTACGACGGTAATTTTTAAAAACGAACCGCCTTTTTTAGTCACTCCACGTAATAGATCGAATGTTGCAGAAATAAACCCACAGTATATTGTTTTTCAGTGGACCCCACGAAGCATTAATGTTAGCAATGTGGAATATGAGCTCAGTCTTGTTGAAATCTGGGATACTCAAATAGACCCACAGGCTGCTTTTTTAAGTTCACCTCCTATTTACCAAACCACCACCAATGCCACGACCTACGTTTACGGACCTAGTGACCCGCTATTACTATCTGGAAAAAATTACGCCTGGCGTATTCAGGCCAAAGCGAAACAAGGTACCGAAGAAATAGGCCTCTTTAAAAATGAAGGCTATAGCGAAATATATTCGTTCAGCTATGCCACGGCTTGCGATTTACCAGAAGGTATCAACCACCAAGTAAAAGGCAGTACCATTGCCAATATCTTTTGGGAAGATTTCTCTAATGACGTTCCAGAATACACCATTAGATACCGGAAGGCTCCCTCCAACTCTCCCGAAGGTGGAGAGCAAGAGTGGTTTTATAATAAAACCACTTCAAATACCACCTCACTTTGGGGTTTAGCGGCAGGCACTAGGTATGAATATCAAATTCAGAAAAAATGTGCGGTGACCAAAAGCGATTGGAGTATCGCAAAGCAGTTTACCACCCATATTGCCGATAATGAGGCTAGTGTATACGAGTGTGGTATTACGCCCGATTTTAGTTTAAGCAATACAGAGAAATTAGCAAGTCTGACTAAAGGGGATACGTTTAAGGCAGGCGATTTTCCAGTAAAAGTACTGAGCACAAGTGGTAGTAACGGCAGGTTTACAGGTACAGGTTATGTAACCATCCCGTACTTAAATAGCATTCGCGTCAGTGTACAATTTACCAATGTACTAATTAATACCGACAAACAACTCGCCGAAGGTACGGTGGTTACCTATTATGATGAAAACTTAAGCAATATTTTAGATCTAGATGAGGCCATTGAAACGGTTGGGAATATTGGCGAAGCCGTTGGAGAACTCTTCGAAGGAAATAACGATCTCGATGAAATTCGTATTAATTGGGTGCTCGATCCTGAGAAGGACATTGAAATTAAAGATGGTATATTAGTTATTACCAATCCCGCCAACGGAGCTACAGAAACGAGTCCGCTTGGTGATGACAAAGTTATTGTTGATGCTGCAGGTAATGTATACCATGTAGACGCCGGTGGAAATGTTACGAAAGGCGGACAAATAGACCCTAGTGGCTCGGTAACTACAGGAAATATTACCGGTGTTTCAAAGCAAGGAGAACTAGAAGCCCTAACCGCAGAAGGCATTCAAGTACGTTTTGAAGATCAAGGTACCTATGGCTTTGATAAAATACCTTCAACTGCTAATGACCAATTAAAAAAAGAATACACCACCATCCCTGATGTTACAGGCAAGGAATATACTTTAGCACATATAGCCGTAGAAAAAGGAAATTCGATTAGCGTCACGGCTAAAGTAGACCTAGTGGCCAATTCGGCTTACCGTTTAGCTGACCTAAAATTTAAAACCAAAGCGGGTGAGTTGATCCCTGCAAAAATAAATGAACGTACTAATACGATTGACCTCAGCATAAAAGGCTATTACACCTTAGAAAGTGAAACTATTTATGCCGTAGTCAACTCCAAACAAGACAGCACCCAACAACTCACCGCTGGTGCATTTACCCTTTGGCATTTAACGGATAGAACAGTAAATGTGGTACTCGTTTCGGTAGATGGCGCGCCGCTACCCAATAGTACAACCATAGAGAATATTTTTAAAAAAGGGATTGTTAGTTTAACTATCGAAACGGCAGCCGCCGAGTTAGATGATAGTACCCTAGGCCTGGATAAGCGCCTAGAAATTGGCGATAGCCCATGGCTAACCGCCTACAACGCTGAACAAAAGGAGGTCATAACGCATTTAAAATCACAAATAGACTATGACAAAAGCAAGTACTATGTATTTGTATTCCCTAAATCTTTTGAAACTACAAAACCTATCGCAGGTTTTATGCCCTTACAACGTCAATTTGGTTTTGTATTTAGTGCTGATTTAAATGCCGGCGAAGAAAGTAAAAATAGCCTTGAAGGCGTAACCGCTCACGAATTAGGCCACGGTATTTTTGCCCTACAACATCCATTCACCCAATACGGCACAACAGAAGGCAGCACTAATTGGTTGATGGATTATGGCGAGGGTATAAAATTACCCCACACCCATTGGGCTCAAATGCATAACCCTGCCCTTAAGTTTTATGTGTTTCAAGATGAGGAGGATGGGGAGATAGGAAAAAAAATATGGTTTACACCAGATTGGGAACCATTTACTGTAGGCACATCTCATACTATTTTAACTATAAAATCAGAACACGTTAACGGTACTGTTTGGGGTTTTCAACTTGAAGATAAAGAAAAAACTCAATATAAGGCTACACTTAGAAGTGATGGAAAATACGAATATATAATATATCCAAATGATAACTCTTCCGCATTACCTATCTATCCTATTGAAAAGGTACAACTAAAAGAAAACGCTATCATTTATCTTTTTGATTCTAGTAGTGAATGTAATAAACGCTGGGAGACCAAATATAAAAAGGGACTTACAGGATTTGAAAATTATGCTTTACACGCTTCAAAGCCTTACGAATATCCTTGTGAAAATTGCGATAAAGGACAAGAATTTATTGCTAAATATAAAGAAATAAACGACCCTAAAATTCAAGGTGTAATAATTGAAATATCAAAACTAATATGTGCTCCAAACGCAGACCCTTCATTCATTGATGAATTAGAAAAAAGAGGCATAAGTAATATGTTTGGTTGGCAACAAATGGACTATTACGATGGATTTGGAGATATAAGTTTAGAGGCTTTTAAAAAGTTTAAAAAAGTCTACGAGCTTTACATTGCATACTTCAATGCTGCGAAAGAAATAGTCAAAACATCAGAAGATAGAAAAGCAATTATACAAATAGCATATAATCTTTCTGAAAGTCAACTTACTCTTTTGACCGTTCCTGAGCGCTTGGTCATGCTTAGATTGATGGCTACTGGTCCAATGCTCGGCTACTGGACCAGTTCAGATTATAATGTTGAAGCATTGGCGTTAAAGATCATTCGTTCAATTTCTTTCGAAGAAAGTGACGAATTTATTAATGGATTAGTCGATCAAACCTATTCTATTGATAACCAAGTCTTATACAAAGTTCTTTTCAAAAGGATCGATGATGCTCTTGAAGGTGAAAATTTTACACAGTTAATACTTTATTTAACCGATCTAACCTTACAAAGACATAATATAGACAAATCGGCTGCTAATAGTATTTCTGTAATTGAGGAAAAAGCTCAAGGACGCTTTGTTTGGGATGTTCAAAATGAAAGTTTTTTATGGATATTTAATCGTGTAAACGATAATAATAAAATTTTAATAAAACCAGGGTCAGGTGAAAGTCTGAATTTTAAACAAGGTTGTATTAAATATAATATTCAAGGGACAGGAGAATATGTCACATATGTTTGCAGTGAATATGAAATTGACATTGATTTAAATCCATTTGATTTAGTTTCTATTCAAATAATCAATGACATCACTTTTATCAAAGGAAGTGGAGCATGTGATAATTCAAATGTGGTTATTTGTGGCAAAGAAGTTATGGTTCCTGCTGCATTCTTAATCTTTTTAAACGGTAAAAAGAAAAGTGCCATTACTCAGAATATTGTTACCAATACTTTGACCGCTGCATCTATATATTTCTCTGGTGCTGAAATTTTGGCTGCAAAAGGTGCATTATCAATAGCAACGTATGCTGCTTATGCAGATTTATTCGTAACATTTACGGATCCCTACTTTTCTAGCCCTAATTTTAGATCCCATGCCTCAGAAACAGCTAAAACCATTTTTGATATAAACCAAGAACAGGCTGATGAAATTGCTGATGTACTTCAAATTACATGGACAATAGGGTTAACTGTAATGACTATTGATACTGCCAAAAAATTACCCGACCCAGATGAACATGTAAAAGCTTTAGCTACTTATAAGGCCTTAGTGAATAAAGTTGGAGAATTTGATGCAAAAAAAATGTTGTCTCCTGATCCAGTTTTAGCTAATAAAACTGCCGATGGATTTAAAAATGTTGAGAATGACTTTATTAAGCAAGGACGTGCTAATGAATTGGCTGAAGAAACGAAAAAGGCAGAAGATAATATAAATAAGTTTATAGGGAGAAACGCAAGTTTCAAATTAGGCAAAGTTACAAAAAGTTCAAAAGCTCTCATTATAGAAAATCTACCAGATCCTGCTGGACTTTTTAGACAATTTGCATTAAAAGTTGATGATCAAGTTAAGAATCTTAGGGCGGCAAATTTTGCAAAAAAAGCAGATGAAAGTTTTAATCACTATAGAGATATTACTGGCAAATACTACATTAAACACAATCCTAATACTGGAGAAGTTTTGTTGATTGATGTAATTGACAAAAAATACCTAGCGTATGCTATTGATGAAGTCTATGATTCGCAGAAATTTATTCAAAACGCCACGGAAAATGAATTTGAAAACTTACTAGCAAAATGGCAAACAATCAAAGGTCTTAATGAAATAGATGAGATTTTAGTCAGTGGCAAAAGCATTAAGTTTCCAAAAGATAAAATAACTCTTATTTTAGGCAAATATGAAATCTTAAACAATACTAATAAATATATAACAACAAAAGCGGTTTTAAAAGAACTTGGCTTAAATCATCTAAAATATTGGGAACTTTCAAAAGATTTATTACCAAGCACTCAAAGAATTCATATGCTCAATGTGCCTAAAAACACATACGTAAAAGATACTTGGTGGACGTCTTATAATGCACAGCTTATAGAGGATATAGCAAAAGATCCATCTAAATATAATGTAGTGATCTTAACAAATGTAGCTAATCCAAACTATACAGACGAATTGAAGGTTTTAGGAGGGGCTTATGAAAAAGAAATACTGGAATTAAGCAAGAATTTCCATTTTATTTCTAAAGATGATTTTTGGACCATAAAAACTAAATAG